In Trichoderma atroviride chromosome 2, complete sequence, one DNA window encodes the following:
- a CDS encoding uncharacterized protein (MEROPS:MER0012158) yields MKVDFVDVEYGEDNGALSAEAASQTVALKKDGDFLAPSSALGAPDKSLLHRSQSRAFMTDDGMPMPTEFFLSSDPSAIVEHTKKVLYLEDDDIAHIHEGSLNIHRLKKADGSSNVRAIHTLELELQEIMKGKFDHFMQKEIFEQPESVVNTMRGRLDIANKSVTLGGLRSYISTIRRCRRIIFIACGTSYHSCMAVRGIFEELTEIPISVELASDFLDREAPVFRDDTCVFVSQSGETADSLMALRYCLERGALTVGIVNVVGSSISLLTHCGVHVNAGPEIGVASTKAYTSQFIAMVMFALSLSEDRASKKIRREEIIEGLGNVSAQIKHILELDQPIKDLCQKVFKDQKSLLLLGRGSQFSTALEGALKIKEISYLHCEAVMSGELKHGVLALVDENLPIIMILTRDEIFKKSLNAYQQVIARGGKPIVICNPGDEEFKNSDALKIEIPKTVDCLQGILNVIPLQLISYWLAVLEGLNVDFPRNLAKSVTVE; encoded by the exons ATGAAGGTCGATTTCGTCGACGTTGAGTACGGCGAGGACAACGGTGCTCTTTCTGCAGAGGCTGCTTCTCAGACTGTTGCCCTCAAGAAGGATGGCGATTTCCTTGCTCCTTCCAGCGCCCTGGGTGCTCCCGACAAGTCCCTGCTTCACCGCAGCCAGTCCCGTGCTTTCATGACCGATGACggcatgcccatgcccaCCGAGTTCTTCCTGTCTTCTGACCCCTCTGCCATCGTTGAGCACACCAAGAAGGTCTTGTACCTCGAGGATGACGACATTGCTCACATCCACGAGGGCTCCCTCAACATCCACCGcctgaagaaggctgatGGCAGCTCCAACGTCCGAGCTATCCACACTCTGGAGCTCGAGCTTCAGGAGATCATGAAGGGCAAGTTTGACCACTTCATGCAGAAGGAGATCTTCGAGCAGCCCGAGTCTGTCGTCAACACCATGCGAGGCCGTCTCGACATTGCTAACAAAAGTGTCACCCTCGGTGGTCTGCGCTCATACATCTCCACCATTCGACGATGCCGCAgaatcatcttcattgcctGCGGTACCAGCTACCACTCTTGCATGGCCGTCCGTGGTATCTTTGAGGAGCTTACGGAGATTCCCATCTCTGTCGAGCTGGCGTCTGATTTCCTCGATCGTGAGGCCCCCGTCTTCCGAGACGACACTTGCGTCTTCGTTTCTCAGTCCGGTGAGACTGCTGATTCCCTGATGGCTCTCCGCTACTGCTTGGAGCGCGGTGCTCTCACCGTCGGTATCGTCAACGTTGTCGgttcctccatctcccttctcACCCACTGCGGTGTCCACGTCAACGCTGGTCCTGAAATCGGTGTTGCTTCCACCAAGGCCTACACCTCCCAGTTCATTGCCATGGTCATGTTTGCCCTCTCCCTTAGTGAGGACCGGGCTTCCAAGAAGATTCGCCGAGAGGAGATCATCGAGGGTCTTGGCAACGTCTCTGCCCAGATTAAGCACATTCTCGAGCTTGACCAGCCCATCAAGGACCTGTGCCAGAAGGTTTTCAAGGATCAAAAGTccctgttgctgcttggcCGTGGTAGCCAGTTCTCCACCGCCCTTGAGGGTGCGCTGAAGATCAAGGAAATTTCATACCTCCACTGCGAGGCCGTCATGTCCGGTGAGCTGAAGCACGGTGTTTTGGCCCTGGTTGACGAGAACCTTCCCATCATTATGATCCTCACCCGTGACGAGATCTTCAAGAAGTCTCTCAACGCCTACCAGCAAG TCATTGCCCGAGGTGGCAAGCCCATTGTCATCTGCAACCCTGGTGACGAGGAGTTTAAGAACTCTGATGCTCTCAAGATTGAGATCCCCAAGACCGTTGACTGCCTGCAGGGCATTCTCAACGTCATTCCCCTGCAGCTGATTTCCTACTGGCTGGCCGTTCTCGAGGGTCTCAACGTGGACTTCCCTCGAAACTTGGCCAAGTCTGTCACTGTCGAGTAA
- a CDS encoding uncharacterized protein (MEROPS:MER0003350) — MCGIFGYVNYLVEKDRKFILDTLLNGLSRLEYRGYDSAGLAIDGDKKKEVLAFKEVGKVAKLRKLIDESPLDLTKVFDSHEGIAHTRWATHGPPLHPQLPPSPLRPQLRVRCCPQRHHHQLQGAQDPALQQGLQV; from the exons TGGTATTTTCGGATACGTCAACTACCTGGTGGAGAAGGACCGCAAGTTCATTCTCGACACCCTGCTCAATGGCCTTTCTCGTCTCGAGTACAGAGGATACGACTCCGCCGGTCTGGCCATTGatggcgacaagaagaaggaggttTTGGCCTTCAAGGAGGTCGGCAAGGTCGCCAAGCTGAGGAAGCTCATAGATGAGTCTCCTTTGGACCTGACCAAGGTTTTCGACTCACACGAGGGTATTGCCCACACCCGATGGGCTACCCACGGCCCCCCCCTCCACCCTCAACTGCCACCCTCACCG CTCCGACCCCAACTCCGAGTTCGTTGTTGTCCACAacggcatcatcaccaactaCAAGGAGCTCAAGACCCTGCTCTCCAGCAAGGGCTTCAAGTTTGA